In a single window of the Candidatus Flexicrinis proximus genome:
- a CDS encoding PfaD family polyunsaturated fatty acid/polyketide biosynthesis protein has product MTVNSIQTRGAGTSERRWHGDISTVRYDEAGILACLKRLDAPVFIVSVDGRVGATNAGVEHALGETPLAASSFPIGPDSLGDASFRADYNVRLAYAAGAMANAIASEELVTAMGNAGLLSSFGAAGVVGPRLEAAIQRVQAALPTAPYAFNLIHSPSEEAMERRAVELFLQYGVKVVEASAFLDLTPSVVRYRAAGLSLDSQGALAIGNRIIAKVSRREVAQKFMEPAPERLLSPLVAQGLITAQQAELARRVPMADDVTVEADSGGHTDNRPLVVILPSILSLRDELQAKHNFSRPVRVGAAGGIGTPSAVLAAFMMGAAYVVTGSINQSCTEAGASPHTKRILAEADMADVMMAPAADMFEMGVKVQLLKRGTMFPMRAQRLYELYREYESIDEIPADEREKLEKTVLKRPMDDIWRDTVAYFNERDPEQIQRAENSPKRKMALIFRWYLGLSSRWSNTGEKGRELDYQIWCGPSMGSFNAWAKGTYLQDPANRHVADVAQQLMSGAAYLFRVQSLKTQGVVFAPAYESVVPQPHG; this is encoded by the coding sequence ATGACAGTGAACAGCATCCAAACACGCGGGGCCGGCACCAGTGAACGCCGCTGGCACGGCGACATCTCGACCGTCCGCTATGATGAAGCGGGCATACTGGCCTGCCTCAAACGGCTCGACGCGCCGGTGTTTATCGTCAGCGTCGACGGGCGGGTTGGAGCGACCAACGCCGGTGTCGAGCACGCGCTCGGCGAAACGCCGCTGGCTGCTTCCTCGTTTCCGATCGGGCCGGACTCTTTGGGCGACGCCAGCTTCCGCGCGGACTATAACGTGCGGCTGGCCTATGCCGCGGGCGCGATGGCCAACGCGATCGCCTCGGAGGAGCTGGTGACGGCGATGGGCAATGCCGGGCTGTTAAGCAGTTTCGGCGCGGCAGGCGTGGTCGGTCCCCGGCTGGAAGCCGCCATCCAGCGCGTCCAGGCCGCCCTGCCCACAGCGCCGTATGCCTTCAACCTGATCCACAGTCCGAGCGAAGAAGCCATGGAGCGCCGCGCCGTCGAGTTGTTCCTGCAGTACGGCGTCAAGGTGGTCGAGGCCTCGGCTTTTCTCGATCTCACGCCAAGCGTCGTCCGCTACCGCGCGGCGGGACTGTCGCTGGACTCGCAGGGCGCGCTGGCGATCGGCAACCGGATCATCGCCAAGGTCTCGCGGCGCGAAGTGGCGCAAAAATTCATGGAACCCGCGCCGGAACGCCTGTTGAGCCCGCTGGTGGCACAGGGTCTGATCACGGCGCAGCAAGCCGAATTGGCCCGGCGCGTGCCGATGGCCGACGACGTGACCGTCGAGGCAGATTCGGGCGGCCACACTGATAACCGGCCGCTGGTGGTGATCCTGCCCTCGATCCTCAGCCTGCGCGATGAACTGCAGGCCAAACACAATTTTAGCCGTCCGGTACGGGTAGGGGCAGCAGGCGGCATCGGCACACCTTCGGCAGTGCTCGCGGCATTTATGATGGGCGCCGCCTATGTCGTGACCGGCTCGATCAACCAGTCCTGCACCGAGGCCGGCGCTTCGCCTCATACCAAGCGCATCCTTGCGGAAGCTGACATGGCGGACGTGATGATGGCCCCGGCCGCCGATATGTTTGAGATGGGCGTCAAAGTGCAGCTTCTGAAGCGCGGGACCATGTTCCCGATGCGCGCGCAGCGCCTATATGAGTTGTACCGCGAGTACGAGTCGATCGACGAGATTCCGGCGGACGAGCGCGAAAAGCTGGAAAAGACCGTGTTGAAGCGGCCAATGGACGATATCTGGCGCGACACAGTCGCCTACTTCAACGAACGCGACCCGGAACAGATACAGCGCGCCGAGAACAGCCCGAAGCGCAAGATGGCGCTGATCTTCCGCTGGTATCTGGGCCTGTCCTCGCGCTGGTCGAACACCGGTGAAAAGGGCCGCGAACTGGATTATCAGATCTGGTGCGGGCCGTCGATGGGTTCGTTCAACGCCTGGGCAAAAGGCACCTACCTGCAGGACCCGGCCAACCGGCATGTCGCGGATGTCGCGCAGCAGTTGATGAGCGGCGCAGCATATTTGTTCCGAGTGCAAAGCCTCAAGACGCAGGGTGTGGTGTTCGCGCCAGCCTACGAGAGCGTCGTGCCGC